From a single Nicotiana tomentosiformis chromosome 2, ASM39032v3, whole genome shotgun sequence genomic region:
- the LOC138905171 gene encoding uncharacterized protein, whose product MSTIQNTPFTVVDEAPVQLQMWWYDLGEDGHKWVTKHLGALTDIMKIKPQDDLIEALVTFWDPVHNVFRFSDFELTPTLEEIAEYFGFGRDLRNQELIFPRALSVHRFFDLLNISKQIRKTNVVEGCCSFYFLYSRFGQPNGFEMHEKGLNNKQNKDTWQIHRRFAFIMAFLGIMVFLNEERTIDTRIARVVQVLTTKEHHTLAPIILSEIYRALTFCKSGAKFFEGCNILLQMWLIEHLRHHPKFMSYGLSKDNFIESYEERVKDYNSPEGVEAWISHLRSLNASQIEWTLGWLSLREGIHMSALKIYLMLLGLRSVQPYAPHRVLRQLGRYQVVPKDEDLSVQVIELHPEAPLPEALIQQIWNGCRYLKDDTQVPDPARGKVDPGYAIWFGKRSHVDDVPEPKRPTKRPHVQAFDDKIQEWLAWGEREKGYKTTIHALEERLRNRNFEKDLQEQETEGEKKSLIRKNEALRAQLQQMKKASEVPVRSWKD is encoded by the coding sequence ATGAGCACTATCCAGAACACACCGTTCACAGTTGTAGACGAGGCTCCAGTTCAGCTTCAGATGTGGTGGTATGATTTAGGAGAAGATGGTCATAAATGGGTCACCAAGCACCTGGGAGCCCTCACAgatattatgaaaattaaaccacaggacgatttgattgaggcactagtaACTTTTTGGGACCCTGTTCACAATGTTTTTCGCTTCTCCGATTTTGAGCTAACTCCCACTTTAGAAGAGATAGCTGAATATTTCGGGTTTGGCAGGGATTTGAGAAACCAGGAGCTCATATTCCCGAGGGCTCTTTCTGTACACcgattcttcgatcttctgaacATCAGTAAGCAAATTAGAAAGACCAACGTAGTCGAAGGGTGTTGTTCTTTCTACTTCCTGTACTCTAGGTTCGGGCAGCCAAATGGGTTTGAAATGCATGAAAAGGGCCTTAACAACAAGCAGAACAAAGACACATGGCAGATTCATCGTCGTTTCGCCTTCATAATGGCATTTCTGGGAATTATGGTCTTCCTAAATGAGGAGCGGACAATTGATACCCGCATAGCCAGGGTTGTACAGGTCCTCACTACCAAAGAACATCACACTCTTGCCCCGATCATTCTATCAGAAATTTATCGGGCGTTGACTTTTTGCAAGTCTGGGGCCAAATTCTTCGAAGGGTGCAATATTTTATTACAAATGTGGTTGATTGAGCATCTCCGACATCACCCCAAGTTCATGAGCTATGGTCTGAGCAAGGACAATTTCATTGAGAGTTACgaagaaagagtaaaagattacaactctccagaaggggtggaagcctggatatcccacctaagatctttaaatgcaagtcaaattgagtggactttgggaTGGCTCTCGCTAAGAGAGGGGATACATATGTCGGCCCTAAAAATTTATTTGATGTTGTTGGGTTTGAGAAGTGTCCAGCCGTATGCGCCACACAGAGTTCTAAGACAGCTAGGAAGGTACCAAGTAGTACCtaaggatgaagatttgagtgtgcaagtgattgagctacaccccgaagccccactccccgaagctttaatccagcaaatttggaatggttgtcgcTACTTGAAAGATGATACTCAGGTGCCAGATCCTGCGAGAGGTAAGGTAGATCCGGGTTATGCTATATGGTTTGGGAAGAGGTCTCACGTGGATGATGTGCCAGAGCCCAAAAGGCCCACAAAAAGGCCGCATGTTCAAGCCTTTGATGATAAAATCCAAGAATGGTTGGCCTGGGGTGAACGGGAAAAGGGATACAAAACAACTATTCATGCCTTAGAAGAAAGGCTGAGAAACCGCAATTTTGAGAAAGACTTGCAAGAACAAGAAAccgaaggggaaaagaagagtctGATCCGTAAAAATGAAGCCCTTCGTGCTCAACTTCAACAGATGAAGAAAGCCTCTGAAGTGCCAGTGAGAAGTTGGAAAGACTAG
- the LOC138905169 gene encoding uncharacterized protein, with amino-acid sequence MKEAEMIDYFLQAQDPDYLNYMLAAIGKPFAEAIKIGEIVENGMKSGKIVSQAALKATTQAIQSGSGSFGNQKKKEEGSMMASGFGGVQRGIAPSYAYVRPPTHQQWRAPIPQGSHQLRPNFQAPYNPRPRQEYVREQEPKIDFTSIGESYTSLFRKLMQLKLIEPIMLRYVNPNSKGFESNTRCEYHSNTQGHSTENYWTLNKAIENLIEAKAIVVTNNEDTPNITNNPLPTHDNTHFIGMICDDQDYKKPGKTEMVVRTIRPEPKVIVSPPQLAQLILKGASSSLNLAGSEKMILYVPGSTKKVEVQLGGTKLYIPGGFQKIIPNNGLRNITEPVVIRHVAQLLVTNTKAIPWNYNKTVMKWGA; translated from the exons atgaaagaggcagaaatgattgactattttctccaagctcaggatcCTGATTACCTCAATTACATGTTGGCCGCCATTGGTAAACCTTTCGCTGAGGCAATTAAgattggtgaaatagttgagaatggcatgaagtcaggcaaaattgtgagtcaggcagcccttaaggcgaccacacaagcaattcaaagcgGGTCAGGCAGTTTCGGAAATCAGAAAAAGAAGGAGGAAGGATCCATGATGGCATCTGGGTTcgggggagttcaaagaggaatagCTCCTTCTTAC gctTATGTTAGGCCTCCCACTCACCAACAATGGAGGGCACCGATTCCACAAGGCTCCCATCAACTCCGGCCGAATTTTCAGGCACCATATAATCCTCGTCCCCGACAAGAATATGTTAGAGAACAAGAGCCAAAGATAGATTTCACCTCAATTGGAGAATCGTATACAAGTCTATTTCGAAAGTTGATGCAGTTGAAGTTGATTGAACCTATTATGCTGCGttatgtgaatccaaattcaaaaggttttgaatCAAATACAAGATGTGAgtatcactctaacacccaagggCATAGTACCGAAAATTATTGGACATTAAATAAagccattgaaaatttgattgaagcaaaggcaattgtggtaacaaacaatgaggatactcctaatatcacaaacaatccgctcccaactcatgataatacacattttattgggatgatttgtgatgatcaGGATTATAAGAAGCCTGGCAAGACAGAGATGGTTGTTAGAACCATAAGGCCAGAACCAAAAGTGATAGTGAGCCCGCCGCAATTGGCACAGTTGATTTTGAAAGGTGCGAGTTCTAGTTTGAACTTGGCAGGTTCTGAAAAAATGATTCTCTATGTTCCTGGAAGCACAAAAAAGGTTGAGGTTCAATTGGGTGGGACAAAACTTTACATCCCCGGGGGCTTTCAAAAGATCATTCCGAATAATGGTTTGAGGAATATAACAGAGCCAGTCGTGATCCGACATGTTGCCCAACTCCTAGTGACAAACACAAAAGCTATTCCCTGGAATTATAACAAGACTGTCATGAAATGGGGGGCTTGA
- the LOC138905170 gene encoding WD40 repeat-containing protein HOS15-like, whose product MEKVQDYDSLLAKTEKSLDKAKENIVQLNEKDESSKDRQVTKFEEERAQFEGEREREREREREREKAHWVRSEAQLHAQLEEIRRYNREYQHADFDREMAQVRLEQARLRAQLESALDREGHIREIATTRQQQLQDRDQNF is encoded by the coding sequence ATGGAAAAAGTACAAGATTATGATTCCCTCTTGGCAAAGACTGAAAAGTCATTGGACAAAGCCAAGGAAAATATCGTACAGCTAAATGAGAAGGACGAATCAAGTAAGGATCGCCAAGTAACAAAATTTGAAGAAGAGAGGGCTCAATtcgagggagagagagagagagagagagagagagagagagagagagagaaggcccATTGGGTACGTTCAGAAGCTCAGCTCCATGCACAGTTGGAAGAAATAAGAAGGTACAATAGAGAATACCAGCATGCAGATTTTGATAGGGAGATGGCTCAGGTGAGACTCGAGCAGGCTAGACTTCGGGCTCAGTTAGAGTCAGCCTTAGATCGTGAGGGCCACATAAGGGAGATAGCCACCACTCGCCAGCAGCAGTTACAAGATCGAGACCAGAATTTCtag
- the LOC104118436 gene encoding glycine-rich cell wall structural protein 1-like, with translation MATSSRSLCMALLVLSIVMACMKRGHGEDGDDYCYYGGWRGCKNRVGGGGGGGGGGGGSGNGGSGHGEGHGAGAGVGVGGGGGGGGQGGGGGNGAGGSGHGEGFGAGVGAEGGGGGGGSGGGGGSSVDGGYGHGSGFGAGGGFETLGRKGGGGFAGGGGGGGGGGGGGGGSAGGSGHGSGFGAGAGVGVDGGGGGGGGGGGGGGGTNGGYGYGSGFGMGIGFGENGGGGGGGGGGGGGGGGGGGSNVAGGGSGHGSGFGAGGGVGGAAGGGGGGGGGGGGGVKNTSDDNGGGEGYGEGYGHGEGSGYGGNNNGGIGMGFGMGMGFGFGIGTAGTSGNSSPVDEASKNVDKQP, from the coding sequence ATGGCTACTTCTAGTCGTTCTTTATGCATGGCTCTTCTTGTACTAAGCATTGTTATGGCATGTATGAAGCGGGGACATGGGGAGGATGGAGATGATTATTGCTACTATGGTGGCTGGCGTGGATGCAAAAATCGtgttggaggaggaggaggaggcggTGGAGGTGGTGGAGGAAGTGGTAATGGAGGTTCTGGGCATGGAGAGGGTCATGGTGCGGGGGCAGGTGTAGGTGTGGGAGGTGGTGGTGGTGGCGGAGGTCAAGGAGGTGGTGGGGGTAATGGAGCTGGTGGTTCAGGTCATGGCGAAGGATTTGGAGCTGGAGTTGGTGCTGAAGGTGGTGGAGGTGGTGGAGGGTCCGGTGGTGGAGGTGGCAGTAGTGTTGATGGAGGTTATGGTCACGGTAGTGGTTTTGGAGCCGGCGGAGGTTTTGAAACTTTAGGACGTAAAGGTGGTGGTGGTTTTGCAGGGGGAGGTGGAGGAGGTGGTGGCGGTGGTGGTGGTGGGGGTGGTTCAGCAGGAGGATCAGGTCATGGTAGTGGCTTCGGTGCTGGAGCTGGTGTGGGAGTCGACGGGGGAGGTGGAGGTGGTGGCGGAGGTGGTGGCGGCGGCGGTGGCACCAATGGTGGGTATGGTTATGGAAGTGGTTTTGGAATGGGTATAGGTTTTGGTGAAAATGGAGGTGGTGGgggtggaggaggaggaggaggcggaggtggaggtggaggtggTGGCAGCAATGTTGCTGGTGGAGGTTCTGGTCATGGCAGTGGATTTGGAGCAGGTGGTGGAGTTGGTGGCGCAGCCGGTGGCGGTGGTGGAGgaggtggaggaggaggaggaggagttaAAAATACTAGTGATGATAATGGTGGTGGTGAAGGTTATGGTGAAGGATATGGGCATGGAGAAGGCAGTGGCTATGGTGGAAATAATAATGGTGGCATTGGAATGGGATTTGGAATGGGTATGGGATTTGGTTTTGGCATTGGAACAGCTGGTACTAGTGGAAATTCTAGTCCTGTTGATGAAGCTAGCAAGAATGTTGACAAACAACCCTAA